One window of the Leptospira ryugenii genome contains the following:
- a CDS encoding HIT family protein, which yields MSSFEEHSHRKNLFSVNKLGYAKGDRPNVDCILCGVRDKDPLVPNLTIHESELSIVSVNLFPYNPGHIIIFPKRHIIAYEELTKEEAEDIHLLTQKTLSILKQKWAVQGFNLGYNLGKNSGGSIPHIHQHIVPRFPNEAGFLDVFANTRVVIYEPFGMQEQLKQFWKEF from the coding sequence ATGAGCTCCTTCGAAGAACACTCCCATCGAAAGAATCTATTTAGTGTGAACAAGTTGGGCTATGCAAAAGGAGACCGTCCGAACGTGGACTGTATACTCTGTGGGGTTCGAGATAAAGACCCTTTGGTGCCCAATCTAACGATTCATGAATCGGAGCTTTCGATCGTATCTGTGAATCTATTTCCCTACAATCCTGGACATATCATCATCTTTCCGAAACGCCATATCATTGCTTATGAGGAACTGACAAAGGAAGAAGCTGAAGACATCCATCTTCTGACCCAAAAAACCCTTTCCATTCTAAAACAAAAATGGGCTGTACAAGGTTTTAATTTAGGTTATAATTTAGGCAAAAATAGCGGAGGCTCTATCCCTCATATCCACCAACACATTGTACCGAGATTTCCGAATGAAGCAGGTTTTTTAGACGTATTTGCCAACACCCGTGTCGTCATTTATGAGCCATTCGGTATGCAAGAGCAGCTCAAACAGTTTTGGAAAGAATTTTAA
- a CDS encoding CheR family methyltransferase → MDFRTTLNAIGDSEFEYIKDLVYKQAGIFLAPHKKVMVQSRLNTRLRTLGISDYVEYVNRLKRDPKFASDEMQELINRITTNKTDFFRENHHFEFLKNTYLPEFERENQQTKHLRIWCSASSTGEEPYSIAITLYDYFQNKTGWNVKIYASDIDTAVLKTASEGIYKEDRLEPISEALKTKHFNKLTDRDHISYQVKPHLKSLIEFKQINLLHFPFPFKEKIDLIFCRNVIIYFDKQTQKTLFSNFAEQLKSMGYLILGHSETMFGISDQFKFLGHTIYQKKI, encoded by the coding sequence ATGGACTTCCGAACTACTTTAAATGCAATTGGTGACTCAGAATTTGAATATATCAAAGATTTGGTATACAAACAAGCGGGCATTTTCCTTGCCCCACATAAGAAGGTTATGGTCCAATCGAGGCTCAACACACGCCTTAGAACATTGGGCATTTCAGATTATGTTGAATATGTGAACCGACTGAAACGTGATCCTAAGTTTGCATCTGATGAAATGCAAGAATTGATCAATCGCATTACAACCAATAAGACGGATTTCTTCCGAGAAAACCATCATTTTGAATTCTTAAAGAATACCTATCTTCCTGAATTTGAAAGGGAAAACCAACAAACAAAACACCTACGCATTTGGTGTTCGGCATCTTCCACTGGCGAAGAGCCATATTCCATTGCCATCACTCTCTATGATTACTTCCAAAACAAAACTGGTTGGAATGTAAAGATCTATGCTTCAGACATCGATACCGCTGTCTTAAAAACAGCAAGCGAAGGAATCTACAAAGAGGACCGTCTAGAGCCTATCAGCGAAGCTTTGAAGACAAAACACTTTAACAAACTCACTGACCGTGACCATATCTCTTACCAAGTTAAACCGCATCTTAAATCTTTGATTGAATTTAAACAGATCAACCTTTTGCATTTCCCATTTCCATTTAAAGAAAAGATCGATCTTATCTTTTGTAGAAATGTGATTATCTATTTTGATAAACAAACTCAGAAGACCTTATTTTCTAATTTTGCAGAACAGTTGAAGAGCATGGGCTATTTGATTTTAGGGCATTCCGAAACTATGTTTGGTATTTCAGACCAGTTCAAGTTTTTAGGCCATACCATTTACCAGAAAAAGATTTAA
- a CDS encoding LIC11874 family lipoprotein, protein MNRIFGFCSLCLCLCFVNCFEYEETILFRKLNSGTVEVSYTVPLKKETQESLLKFLPTDRESIQKKILRKPSTSLVIRDFTFRELDKTEFIDTIFKRKGRVSYKIDFEDSAELEGILIGNFSSKLKARSLNVKREFPNLSELSKEGESVGEKKIIGETIRLLREGKLQFRVLFPKDSECISSRGLVGLGNVTYQMPLQETMENPEAKSWEYKIRFF, encoded by the coding sequence ATGAACCGTATTTTTGGCTTTTGTAGCCTATGCCTCTGTTTGTGTTTTGTAAATTGTTTTGAGTATGAAGAAACCATTCTCTTTCGCAAACTAAACTCTGGTACGGTAGAAGTTAGCTATACGGTTCCTCTTAAAAAAGAAACCCAAGAATCCCTCTTAAAATTTTTGCCAACAGATAGAGAAAGTATCCAAAAGAAAATTTTGCGAAAGCCTAGCACAAGTCTTGTGATTCGTGATTTTACCTTCCGAGAGCTTGATAAAACTGAATTTATTGACACGATTTTCAAACGGAAAGGCAGAGTTTCCTACAAAATCGATTTTGAGGATAGTGCAGAATTGGAAGGTATATTGATTGGTAATTTTTCTTCTAAATTGAAAGCAAGATCTTTAAACGTAAAACGTGAATTCCCAAACCTTTCAGAACTTTCCAAGGAAGGGGAAAGTGTTGGTGAGAAGAAAATTATAGGCGAGACCATACGGCTGTTACGTGAAGGTAAATTACAGTTTAGAGTTCTCTTCCCCAAGGACTCCGAATGCATCTCTTCTAGAGGATTGGTTGGGCTCGGCAATGTTACCTACCAAATGCCTCTCCAGGAAACCATGGAAAACCCGGAGGCAAAATCCTGGGAATATAAGATACGATTCTTCTGA
- a CDS encoding ammonium transporter — protein sequence MMYRIFQRPNALALGLLFTFFLTTSSQIFGEESPNPEASAPSSFEALEKKLSELEAKQEKAGSEADWIWTCIAAFLVFFMQAGFAFVEAGFTRAKNAVNILMKNFSDLTVGAIAFWLVGFSLMFGPQIISGFGIGLPGVADSLLLSEGQTPDPGKYSFFIFQIVFAATAATIVSGAMAERTKFPAYLLFSVFITAFIYPLFGSLAWGGLFGDAGFLESLNLGAVGESSGVGFLDFAGSTVVHSIGAWGGLAGAIVVGPRLGKFQPDGRVFPILGHNMSMAALGVFILWFGWFGFNPGSTTSIKDGNFAIIAVVTHMAACAGAIGAMATTWILFRKPEIGLTLNGGLAGLVAITAPCDQVSILGSVVIGLIAGILVVFSVLFFDKIKIDDPVGAVSVHGVCGAWGTLAVGLFNVNTGLFYGGGVHQLFAQLIGVALAFVWSFGISFLLFYLIKVTVGLRVSEEEELMGLDILEHGNEAYPVSK from the coding sequence ATGATGTATCGTATCTTCCAAAGACCTAATGCCTTGGCATTGGGTCTTCTCTTTACTTTTTTTCTAACAACAAGTAGCCAGATCTTTGGAGAAGAATCTCCAAATCCAGAAGCTAGCGCACCTAGCAGCTTTGAGGCATTGGAAAAAAAACTTTCGGAACTAGAAGCCAAGCAAGAAAAGGCAGGCTCTGAGGCAGATTGGATTTGGACCTGTATTGCCGCTTTCCTCGTTTTCTTTATGCAAGCAGGTTTCGCCTTTGTAGAGGCTGGGTTTACTCGTGCAAAGAATGCCGTTAATATTTTAATGAAAAACTTTTCCGACCTGACGGTGGGAGCCATTGCCTTCTGGTTAGTTGGTTTCAGTTTGATGTTTGGACCACAAATCATCTCAGGGTTTGGCATAGGCCTACCTGGGGTCGCGGATTCACTTTTGCTCTCAGAAGGACAAACTCCTGACCCTGGGAAGTATTCCTTTTTTATCTTCCAAATTGTCTTTGCGGCAACCGCTGCAACCATCGTATCGGGTGCTATGGCGGAGCGAACGAAATTCCCTGCCTATTTGCTCTTTTCTGTATTCATCACTGCATTTATCTATCCGTTGTTTGGTTCCCTTGCTTGGGGAGGCCTATTCGGAGACGCAGGTTTTCTTGAAAGTTTAAACCTAGGTGCTGTCGGTGAATCATCTGGTGTGGGTTTTCTGGACTTTGCTGGCTCTACAGTCGTCCACAGCATCGGTGCTTGGGGAGGTCTTGCGGGAGCCATTGTCGTGGGGCCAAGGTTGGGTAAGTTCCAGCCAGATGGACGTGTGTTTCCGATCCTTGGACACAATATGTCAATGGCAGCTTTAGGTGTTTTCATCCTTTGGTTTGGTTGGTTTGGTTTTAACCCTGGTTCAACGACATCCATCAAAGATGGAAACTTTGCCATCATCGCAGTGGTGACCCATATGGCGGCCTGCGCAGGGGCTATCGGAGCCATGGCGACGACTTGGATCTTATTTCGCAAACCGGAAATCGGTCTTACTTTGAATGGAGGTCTTGCTGGATTGGTGGCCATTACCGCACCTTGTGACCAGGTCAGCATCCTTGGTTCCGTTGTGATTGGTTTGATTGCTGGCATTCTTGTGGTCTTTAGTGTTTTGTTCTTTGATAAGATCAAAATCGATGATCCGGTAGGTGCCGTCTCTGTACATGGCGTATGCGGAGCTTGGGGGACATTGGCAGTTGGACTCTTCAATGTGAACACAGGCCTTTTCTATGGTGGTGGCGTTCACCAACTCTTTGCACAGTTGATCGGTGTGGCTCTCGCCTTTGTATGGAGCTTTGGGATTAGCTTTCTTCTCTTCTATTTGATCAAGGTGACCGTAGGTTTACGTGTGTCCGAGGAAGAGGAATTGATGGGTCTAGATATCCTAGAACATGGCAATGAGGCCTACCCAGTCTCGAAATAA
- a CDS encoding menaquinone biosynthetic enzyme MqnA/MqnD family protein, translated as MTSGFLEAGRMRVGIVKHLNARPLTYYFEKNTQYEVTSDHPAKLIGLLQEGILDMALVSSIECERNAHILDYSKVVGVCAKDVVRSVLYFQNKATRPEAEKFIYTDSGSRASVALLQCLFYLEYGFVPSVVPSPADQIERMMEEGFGSHLLFGDHALLHKTQEAYQILDLADWWNKKTQLYFCFAFWAKRKEIQVEESLYLEALSFGMEHIEEIIQNEKRLPTAIVDRYLKQELHFIPEAKNLEGFSLYLKTCREIGILS; from the coding sequence ATGACAAGCGGTTTTTTAGAAGCTGGCAGAATGAGAGTCGGTATTGTGAAGCACCTAAACGCTCGCCCCCTCACCTATTATTTCGAAAAAAATACTCAGTATGAAGTGACTTCAGACCACCCCGCAAAGCTTATCGGGCTTCTCCAGGAAGGGATTTTGGATATGGCACTGGTTTCTTCCATCGAATGCGAACGCAATGCTCACATTTTGGACTATTCTAAGGTGGTTGGAGTCTGTGCCAAAGATGTGGTCAGATCCGTTCTGTATTTCCAAAATAAGGCAACCAGGCCAGAAGCTGAGAAATTTATTTACACAGACAGTGGCTCTCGTGCCAGCGTGGCACTCTTGCAATGCCTCTTTTACCTTGAGTATGGTTTTGTACCTAGTGTTGTTCCAAGTCCCGCCGATCAGATTGAAAGGATGATGGAAGAGGGTTTTGGTTCTCATCTGCTCTTTGGTGACCATGCTCTCCTCCACAAAACCCAAGAGGCCTACCAAATTCTAGATCTTGCCGACTGGTGGAACAAAAAAACGCAACTTTACTTTTGTTTTGCGTTCTGGGCGAAAAGAAAAGAGATACAAGTTGAAGAATCACTCTACCTCGAGGCACTTTCTTTTGGTATGGAGCACATAGAAGAAATCATACAAAATGAAAAGCGACTTCCCACAGCTATCGTGGATCGCTATCTCAAACAAGAATTACACTTTATCCCCGAAGCAAAAAACTTGGAAGGGTTTTCTCTGTATCTAAAAACCTGCCGTGAGATTGGCATCTTATCTTGA